The Negativicoccus succinicivorans genome contains the following window.
CCCGGCCGATTATCCACGCCCAGAACCGTCACTTTAGCTACATTGGTGTCATGCGCGACGCCACGAATAGCAGCTTGCTTTCCTTCCATGTTGTACTCCTCCTGAATCATCGTTCCTTCTGTTTCCGTAAATGTTGAACGTACATGAATCGGTACACGATAACGGCTTCCCATTTCTACTGCCCGAGGCTGCATAACACCGGCGCCAAGTCGTGCCATCTCAAGCATCTCACCATACGTGATTTCCTTCATCTTGAAGGCTTGTGGAACCACACGCGGATCTGCCGTATAAACGCCATCCACATCCGTAAAAATTTCGCAAACATCCGCTTGCAGTGCGCCGGCTAAAGCAACTGCCGTAGTATCACTGCCGCCCCGTCCCAATGTCACCATATCACCATTGTCAGCAAGGCCCTGGAAGCCGGCAACAATCACGATATTACCTTCGTTAAGAGCGGTGAAAACACGCTCCGGATTGATGTCTAAGATGCGTCCTTTGCCGTAAGACCGACTAGTTTGAATGCCGGCCTGCTGTCCCGTAAAAGAAATCGCAGGCTGTCCCAGCTCTATAAATGTCATCGCAAGCAAAGCGATGGAAACCTGTTCACCGGTGGTAAGCAGCATATCCAGCTCACGACCGTATGCTTTGTGCGTACATTGTTTCGCCAAGGCCATTAAATCGTCTGTCGAATCCCCCATTGCCGAGACGACAACAACGATTCTGTCTGTCGGTTGTTTCGACGCCAAAATGCGCTCTGCAATGTGACGGATTTTTTCTGGCGTTGCTACGGAAGAACCGCCAAACTTTTTGACCTGTAACGTCATACTTTGCCTCCTTAAATATTTAAAAATACTTATTTAACATGGTAACATTAACACCCGCTTGTGTAAAGAACTTATCATATAAAAAAGAGCGGTTTAAACCGCTCTTTTTTATATGATTTACACAGTTATTATTTTTTTAAAATTCAATGCCCCGACGTGCGCGAATACCTTTCTCAAATGCATGCTTGATCAGTTTCATTTCAGTTACTGTATCAGCAATCGCAATAACCTCCGGACGCGCATTGCGTCCCGTCAAAACAATGTTCAATCGTTCCGGACGTTTTTTTATTAAATCGACGACATCTTCCACCCGTAACAGACCGAAATCCACCGCGTAATTAACTTCATCCAAAATAATCAGGTCCCATTGATCCGACATCACTTCGTTTTTGACCGTCTCCCACGCAGCACGTGCTTTTTCCTGATGCTGTTGAAACTCTTTCTGACCACCGTCTTTTTTATTGTGACGTACGAACCCGTTTCCTAAAGGATGAATTTCCACATCCGGCGACAATCGCTCCAACGCACTGAGTTCGCCGTATTTCCAAGCGCCTTTGATAAATTGTAATATCAGCACCTTTTGGCCGTTGCCTACAGCTCGCAAAGCAAGTCCCAATGCGGCGGTAGTTTTGCCTTTACCATTGCCGGTATTTACCAATACTAAACCTTTATCCATTTAATCTCCCCTGCCGATAGTCATGACAAATAGTCAAGAAGCGTCGCGCCGCTTGCGGAGAGCCATCCCACGCCAAATGTAAGTACGATGCCAATACATTTTGTGAAACATACCCTTCCTTATGCGGTGTGACATTGCGACTACCGATCAATTCGTATGCCCATGGATATGTTTCGTCGTTCTCCGGAAGTAACGTTGAGAAGTGAAATTCATGCCCGCGTAGAGTCGCTCCTTTTGTCGCGATAATGCTGTCCTGTTGCGCGGTCGCCGTCACATAGCCGACACGCTGCAACTTATTTTCCATTTGCGTCGTTGCAGGTACGATACCCGTCAACGGGTATCGGGTACCGGCAAAATCCGTCACGCTTTCGCAAAGGTACATCAAGCCTCCGCATTCCGCGTAAATCGGCATACCATCGTCAGCCGCTTGCTTCATTTCCGTAAGCATCTCCCGGTTTTCGCTCAATGCATCCAAAAACATCTCCGGGAAACCGCCGCCCAAAATGATTCCGTCAATATCAGGCGGCAATTCTTTGTCAGTTAACGGACTGAAATGAACTAATTCAGCCCCCAACCGCTCCAAATATTGCAAGCTGGTCGGATAATAAAAGGAAAATGCCGCATCATGCGCTACGGCGATCCTTACCTTTATCGGTTCGTCAAGCTCCTGTCGCGATTCGATACTAAGATCCGGTGCTTGTTCGGCCGCGGCGCGCAAACGATCCAAATCAATAGATTCATGCATGACTTTCGCCATCTGTTGAATCACGGCAGTCGGATCGGTTTCCGTCACCGGCGTCAATCCCAAGTGCCGTTCCGGCGTTTGGAGCAAATCATTACGATGAATAATACCTAAGACCGGAATCCCCAGCTGTTCAATGCTTTCCCGAACCATTTCGGCATGTTTCGGTGAGCCGACACGATTAACGATTACGCCTGCCAACCGAACATCCGGGTCATAATTTTTATACCCAAGCGCAATAGCACCGGCACTTTGTCCCATTGACTGCACATTAATAACCAGTATGACCGGCGCCTGCAGACGTTTCGCGATAGCGGCAGTACTACTGATACCGGCAGAGCCTCCATCGTATAGGCCCATGACTCCTTCAATGATCGAAAGTTCTGCGCCCTCACTTAACCGCGTAAAATTTTCCGCCAGTTTTTCCTCCGGTACCAACCAAGTATCAAGGTTATATGAATCCCGCCCGGACGCCAGCGCATGAAAGCCGGGGTCAATGTAATCCGGCCCTACTTTAAATGGCTGAACAGCATGTCCGGACTGCGTCAATGCCGCGAGCAAACCGGTTACAATCGTCGTTTTTCCTACACCGCTGTTCGTTCCGGCAATCACCACTCGTGGTCGGTGGAAGGTTGTCATTAGTGACTCCGTTTCGCTAAGATTGTCGATAAATAATTTAACTTTGTATCTTCCGGCAAGGCACGCAAATCGCGATATATGATCTCATCCGGCAAGCCTGCACGCGAAATCATAATCGCATCATCAATCAAGTTGTATTTTTCCATCAGCTTTTTAATTATCGGCCAAGTTTTATAAACTTTCATAATAACCAAACTGTCGCTGACCGCAATGACACGTTCCAATTTTTCTGCATCCGCAGTACCGGGTAAAATGGTAATAACGTCTTCCTGATCGCCGACTGTCCGTCCGATACGAGAAGCAATCGCCAAAAAAGCAGGGATGCCCGGAATAGTTTCGATGGGATATTCCGTTTTCTTTAGTGCTCTAAAAATGTACATGTATGTACTGTACAACATGGGATCACCGAGCGTTAAAAACGCGATATCCTTGCCCTCCGCCAACAATCCGGAAATAATTTTACGGTTTTCCTCCCAGGCTCTTTCCTGAACTGTCATGTCCGGAACCATCGGGAAAACGATAGGGATAACTTCCGTTGATTTTTTGATAAAAGGCTTGGCAATTTGGTAGGCAACCGAATCGGTTTTCTTCTCCGTTTTCGGAACGATAATCACGTCGACATGCTCCAGTGTCCGTACCGCTTTAACCGTTAGAAACTCTGAATCCCCGGGCCCTACACCAATTCCATATAATGTTCCTGTTTGCATACTAACCCCCACAAATTTTAAATAATAGAAGGAATCGCCGGTCGCCCATGTGAGCGACCTCGATACCTTTCACTGATTGCATCATCCAAGTGCTGCATATATAGCTTGAGTATATCTTCAATTTGTCCCAAAGACTGCCAATCCTCTTCAACAATAAAACCGTATTCTAACAACTTTTGAACAACACTTTCTTCTTTACTAAATATATCCACACTTACGTGTTCACCCGCATGGAAAAAGAGGGGTTTAACATGAATCTTACGAATTCCCGCAAAACGCATTTGCTTTGCCGCTTCACGCCATTCGGGAAATCCCTCCAGTGTTCCTATCCAGACATTATCATAGCCCAACTGATTCGCTTTAAGTTGTAACGCCGAATAAACCGCCTGCGCAGGATGATTCGTCCCGTGAGCTAATAGCAAGAGTCCTTCCTGCGGTGCGGAGGGGATCACATCCTTCAGCGTGTCTAAAAGCAATTGATAGTCATCCGGCCGTTCGTCCCCCTGACCGATAAAATACAATAAAGGTCGACCGATCACCAAACGTCGAAAAACAAGGTCTGCTTTCCATTTATACACCAGTTGCATTATTTTCGAGTATTCCGCCCCCGGGATAATGTGCAAGGGTTGATACGCTACCTCACGATATCCTTCCGACGCCAAATGGTAAAACATGGCCCGTTCGCTGTAAAACTTTTCCCCTTCTTGTTTCGAGATTCGGTCGATGACAATCCGACTTGTAAAGGCGATGTATACGTCCCAATCCGGATATGCTTTTTGAGTCAAGTTCTGCATATGTTTCAGCGTGCGTCTACGTTCGTCTGTTAGCGTCGTACCAAAACTCGTCAGCACAATCGCTTTATCATTCATCATGTCCCTCCCAAATATTCTGCTCTGTCCCTTATTTCCATTGTGTTGCTTCATTAATGCTTTCCGAATCGGCAGCTCTGCTGGCTTAAAGTACATCATAATTAATGTCGTACTGACTTCCGGCATTAGACAGGCAGGATGGTTTTGACGCCGTATAATGTGTATATTACCAATCCATATAATACCATTGTCGTACAAGCGATGCGAATTACAGTTTCTTAGCGTGAATGTTGTTTCAAGCCAAAGCTTACACGCACACGAGATCGTGTTTCGACCGGGGATCCGTTAACCGTCCCGGGCGCAAAGCGCCATCGATATACGGCATCCACTGCTGCCTGATCCAGCGCTGCATTTCCTGATGATTCGGCTACCCATGCGCTCGTTACGGATCCTTGCGCTCCAATTACCAATTCTACACCTACGGTGCCTTCAATATTGGCTCCACGGGCGGATTCCGGATACTTCGGGTCGGGAGCGGAAAGTATGGATGGGCTTGTAGGCGGAGCAGTATTCGAGCCCACACCAGATCCTGTGCCTGATCCGGTCCCTGAACCGATGCCGGATCCTCTCCCGGAACCGATACCGCTACCCGTACCGCTACCTATGCCCGATCCATGTCCGGTTCCCTGACCTGTGCCGGAGCCGGATCGTGAACGTCGAACACGATGTTTTCGCATCGGCTTTGCCGGGGATTGTTCCGGCGTCGATGCGTAAGCATCATGAATTGGCGCTTCTACGTTTTCATCAATACTTTCTTCTGTGCTTTCCCAATCATCGTATTCATCTAAATCATCCGGAAATGTCGACGTGTTCTGTGCGGCAATATCGGAGCCGCCGCCACCACCGCCACCCGGGTCATAAATCTCGACTACCACGGGATCGAGAGATACGTGTTCCGGTGTTGGTGCAAAGTGAATCGCAACTCCGAATAAAGCAAAAACAATAGCATGCGCCAGAAGAGATCCTGTTATAGGCTTGCCCCAGCCCTCATTTTCACCATAATACATAACAACCTCAAGGTTGCGGCGCAGCCGGCGCCGGTTTCGCCCCATCGGTAGCGATACCGATGCGCGAAATGCCTGACAGCTTTACCTGATCCAAAACATACATAAAATTATTGTATTGCGATTCCGCATCCGCGCGCACCAAAATCGCCAGTTGTGGATTTCTGGCTTTTTCTACTTCAATGCGTCGCCGCAAGTCCTCTGCATGTATTGGTTCCTGTTCAAAGTAAATCGTACCGTCTTTTTTTATACTGATCGGCACGGTAGTTTCCATACTCACTTTAGCGGATTGTGTCTTGGGCAAGGACAAATCCACTGATTTTTGAACCACCATGGTAAGCATACTCATCATAAAAAACACAAGCAAGAAAAAGATGATATCAATCATCGGGATAATCATCAGCTTCGGTTGCTTGCTTACCCGCATTTCTCTAAGCTTCATTTGCCTCACCGTCCACATGGGCCAGGTAAACAGATGCTAAACGCTCCATATCGGAAACAAGATTATCCAAACGGTGCGCCAAATACGTATGCACAACCAGAGCCAAGATGGCCACCAACAAACCGGTTGCCGTTGCTACCAGTGCTTCCCCGACACCGGCAGTGATAGCAAAAGGCTGCCCTTCAGAAACGGATAAAATGCTGAACGAATTAATCATCCCGGTCACTGTGCCCAATAATCCCAATAGCGGAGACATTGTAACGATGACATCCAAATAATTTAAATAGTTGCGCAATAAAGATGCGCCATGGGCGGCGCTGCCTTCGACAACGGCAGTTTGGCTGGCGCCGGTATGAAGATGCCCTACTGCGTCACGAATCGCCATCGCCGGGAATCCGCCATCCTCATCCAAGATCTGCTTCAAACCGCTAAGATCGTTTTGATGCAGCAGGACCGGAATTTCTTCGACTAATTTCGAGATGTCTGATTCTGCTTTTTGGTAATAACGAAATCGCTCAATCCCGATTGCAATGACTAAAATCGAACACAGTAGCAACGGATACATTACCAAGCCGCCTGCATTGAATAAATGAAGTGCGTCACTCATACTGTTCTCCTCCCTGTTCTCATTTTATGATGAGAATTCTCAAAGCATAAAACCATGAAGTTTATAATAAATCACAATATCAAAATACCACAGTTAACGATTGATGTAAATGCATTCCCATCATTTTCTGGCAATGAACCTGACCTATTGAGGATTTCGTGCAAGTATTGAATGGACTCTCCTCCATCTTTAAAACTCCGGTTCGTATGAATAAGATGCCCGTCGCCAACACAGCTCCCGGCTATTCAGCTCAATACATCTAAAAGTTCCACAAGTTCAGAATCGGTAGATTGTATTCCCTGCCACCACAAACTTTTTACAGTCCCTTGAGTCATTTGTAAATAAAAATGTGAAAAAGCAACATCGAAATAACTGTGTTGCTTTTTCACATCTTTAATGTTGGTAGTGATCTTGGACAATGCGTAATACTTTTTCATCCGATAAATCTTTGACGTGATAATAGGTCGCCCCCATGGAAGAGGACAATTTCTTAGCGATCCCCATGCTGATGAAATCTGTTTCGGTATCAATCACCACCATGGCCGCTCCGGTACGACGTAACTTTTCTCCCAGTTCGATCGCCTCGTCCACCGGGTTACCGCCCGAGAGCGAAGAAGTTGCACGGCCGTCAGTCACCAAGAGAAATACCGGTCGTACTTCCGGATCTTGAAATTTCAATTGTGCAAGCACGGCAAGCGACATTTCAAGCGCAGCCGCCAACGGTGTTTTACCGCCCGTAGGTAATTCCTTCAGAGCTTTTTGTGCCAAATCAATACTGCGCGTCACGGGCAATAGAAGTTCCGCCGTATTGCGCCGAAATGTTATCAGACCGATGCGATCACGCTTTTGATAGGCTTCTTGCAAAAGGCCGTAAATGGCCCCTTTTACCGCGCCCATACGATGCTTTGCTCCCATAGACCCCGACGCATCCACACAAAACAAAAACACGGTTCCGGTGCGTTTTTCGCGCACTTTCTGACGTAAGTCATCCTTTTCGAGGGCAATGGCCAAGCCATGCTTTTCCCGTTGCTTTTGGTACGGCGCAGCAGCACGAATGGTTGCATCCAGCGCAAGGTCGGTAACTTCGTGAGCCATCGGCACGGCACGAATGTAGCGCCCCTGTTTTAAATCTGTCTTCGTTCGTTGCCGTTTTCCCGAACCTTTACGCTTAAAACGATCCACATTCATCGTGACTTGCAGCTGTAACGCCGAAAACGCTTTATTGATATCTTCCCAAGTTTCCGGCGGCAGCGGCATTTGTGGATTTGGCGGCGTATCGGCTTCATGGGAGTCATCATCATTGGTATCAAAGTCGTTATCTTCCGGCAAATTGGACGGAGGAGGCGGCAATTCTCGTGCATCATTTTGCGGTGGCATCTCCGCAGAATCATCATCAGACTGATCCGGCGGTTGCGGCGGTTGTTGCTCCGGCTGTTCCTGCGATGCATGTTCGGGTTGATGCATACGATGCGGTAACACAAAATACGCCGCTCGTTCCATGTCATCGGGTATCAAGAAATTGCGGCCGGCAAGAGCCGCTACCGCTTTCGTCGCTTCCAGTAAAATAATGTCCCCGCGATGACCGGCAAGCCACGCATTTTCACTATATACAGCCGCCAACTGCAGCATGGGCGCCGGCACCTCCATTTGCGGAATGATGGCTTGTGCCGTTATTACTTTTTTGCGCAACTTTTCGGTTTCTTCTGCATAGCGTTGTACAAAGGCGATGCGATCTTTTTCGTACGCTAAAACGCGACGAACAATCTCCTGTCGTTTGGCAGGGTCGGTTTCCGCCTGCGCATTGACAAACATCCCGAACCGATCCAAAAGCGCATCGCTCAACGTTCCCTCTTGGGGATTCATCGTACCGACCAGCATGAAGTCGGTAGGATGAGAATAGGAAAGTCCTTCGCGTTCGATTTTGTTTTCATGCGTCTCATGAACCTGCAAAATCGCCGCTAAAAGGTCTCGCCGCAGAAGATTGATTTCATCGATGTATAAAATTTGTTGATCCGCTTTGGCAAGTAAGCCGGGTAAAAATATACGCTTACCATCGGCTAACGTTTTTTCCAAGTCAATATGACCGAAGACGCGGTCTTCCGTTGCGGAAAGCGGTAATTCCACCAAAGTCTGCTCCGTTAATGCCATCGCGGAGCGCAGTAGTGTGCTTTTCGCTGTCGCCTTGCTTCCGGAAATCAGCAGGCCTCCGATCTTCGGATTGACTAAAGCCAGGAGAATGGCTTCTTTTACATCATCCTGGCCGACCACGGCAACAAACGGATAGATATACGGATAGCTCATGACGCTTGGCCGTTCAAAACCTGATCAATCACGGTAAAGTCGATGCCGGTTTCTTCAAACGGTTTACGGCGCATACGGTGCGGCAAAACAAGTTCCGCCGCTGCCTTCAAATCTGCCAACGTCACTTCGCTGCGGCCGTCAAAAGCGGCGATCGTCATGGCGGTTTTGAGCATCGTAATATCGGCTCGATGACCGTCGACGTCTAATGCCACGGAAAGTTCCGCCGTTTTTGCCAGCGCTTCATCAGGAACTTGAACCGTAGGCAGGAGCACACGGGCGCGGTGAATCTTTTTTTCCAATTGCTTTTGTTCTTCCGCGTATTCTTCCGCAAATTTTTCCGGGTCGGCTTCATATGCCAAGCGACGTTTAATAACCTCTACACGTTGCTGCGCATCGTGTTCGCCAACAACTTCGACGGAAAGTCCGAAACGATCCAATAATTGTGGACGAATATCACCTTCTTCGGGGTTCATCGTACCGATTAAGACAAATTTAGCTGGGTGCGACATGGAAACGCCTTCGCGTTCTACGGTATTAACCCCCATTGCGGCGGCATCCAACAATACGTCAACAACATGATCATCCAGCAGATTGATTTCATCCACATATAAAATATTTCGATTCGCATCTGCCAAAATGCCCGGCTCAAATTTCTTTTTGCCTTGCGAAATAGCATGTTCTAAATCCAATGTGCCAACGACACGATCTTCCGTCGCGTTGACCGGCAATTCAACTACTTTCATGCGTGTTTCATAGGTGGCAAGAGTTTCGCCCGCAGCCTGTCGTTCCATACAGTCACTGCAGAAAAGCCCAGGTTCTTCCGGATCACAACGGAATTGGCAATCTTTTACTGCATCAATCGGCGGCAAAACATCGGCCAATGCACGAACTGCAGTAGATTTTGCCGTACCTTTTTCTCCTTTAATAAGAACTCCGCCGATCGCAGGATTAATGGCATTTAAAAGCAACGCTTTTTTCATGCGTTCCTGACCTACAATAGCAGTAAATGGGTAGTTTTGACGTTTCATACGACAACTCCTTTGTGAATAATATCTTTCTGCTCTCGATGAATAAATATTTTCTTTAATACACATTCCGCTTCCTGCGCTTGTTTGCTTTTGACCCAGCGAGCATAACACCCGCCACCGCAAACTTTCAAGCAATCGCATTCACGACATTGCTCGAGCATCTCTTCGAGACGTTCATGAACGGTTTGCATACATTCGGTCTGAATTTCTTCTTTATAAGAGCCCAAGCGAAACTCCGGCTGGCCGGACAAGGAGGCACAGGCATAGCAGTCACCGCTCGGATCCACATATAATGCACGATTGGTAAGGGCATAACAATGACCAAACGGAGCCAATTTTCCATCTATCAATAGGCGAATTCGTTCACTGTGGGAAAAGGTAATTTTTTTACCTGTTTTTCGATAAAACCAATCCGCTTTCTGAAGCACTTTGACCAAAGCAGCCTGCATTTCGTCGCCGGTAACGGTATCGGATACGCTCGCCCGCCCCTGCGGCCGTAAAATATCAAAGCCGATGCGAAATACATTCCCTGCATAATAGGCCATGGGGATTAACGAATCTAAATGCCGGATATTATGCCGACCCACTACACAGGTAATGCCTACGCCCAGACCGGCATCACGTAAAATGGATAGCCCGCGCATGATATGGTGTGCTGTACCTGTATCGTCAGGATAAATTCGAGCCGCATTATTACGTGTTACGTCCCCATCCAAGCTCACACCGATGCCAATTTTGTGCTTCGCAAAATATTCCGCGACGGCCGGCGTAATCAGGCTGGCATTTGTCTGGATTTGCCACTTAATATAGTAATTTTTTTCGGCGGCATACTCAACAGCGTAGCACAATCGGTCAAAAGCCAACAAAGGCTCCCCTCCGGTTAATTGTACAGTCACCGCTTTTCCGTTAGCCGCGGCCATATCCAATGCCCAACGAATGGCGGCATGAGGCAGTTTGACAAGTGCTTGATTCGCTGCATAACAGTAACGGCATTTAAAATTGCAGGCTCCGGTTAACGCCAGAATTACAAATTCCGGAGTCAAATAACACCACTTCCCCTTTTTCTTTTGCACGAAGGTCCTCATGCGCATCGCATACGCGCCAGATTGTGTCCGGTATCGGCAAAGCGCGGAAAGAACCGACGAATTTTTTCAAAGCTGTACTTGGCTCATCAGCAATTGGTTGAGCTTCATTATCATAATACACTGTTTTTGCTTTCGACAAAACAATTTTTAATAAATCATCGTTTCTTGACGTCAATGCCCATAATAAAACATCCTACATTCCTGCAGTTTTGGACTTGCTCCGACCATTTCGCGTAGGTTAATATTGCTGCTTCAAATATTTGCGCCTCATATCTCGCCAAGTTTTATGTTTGTACATTAATCACCGTAAAACATATGACTCTGCGATGCAGTTCCCGCATGGCAGTAACTGCTTGTATATCATTCCCGAGTCCCCGGCAGAGGTTTCCTAATCCCCTTGCATAACTGTGCCGGCCAATGATAATGTGCTGTCTTCTAAAAAAGCACGCAAATATGCGGTAGTCGAACATACCAGATCACTACTGACTGTTCCTGCACAAAAGCTCTCTGCCACCGCAGAGAGCTTTTATATTCCATGACAGCTTATTATTTCCTCCCAACGCAAGCTATCTCGGGCACGAAATTGCGTTCCAACAAATACGTATTTATGAGAATCAACAACTTCCCTAATAAGCTCAACAAATGGGCAATGATTTTAATATTAAGAAAAAATCATTGTGTATGTAAATGCGGTAACAATTATGCCTGACTGACTACTCGAATTTGCTGAGTCTCAAAAGCATCGGCAATATCTTTACGAAATTTTCCTTCCAACATTGTCCGATTTATTTCTCGACGGGTAATCAAAAGCAATCTTTTCCCATCATAATTAATGCGCAATAATGAATTAATGTATGTTTCGAAATCTTTCTTTTCCATTTTCTCTTGCAGTTTTTTTAGAGCGTTTGCAATCGGCCCTTCTTGATATTCAGTGCGCTCCGTTACGGGTACAAAATGTACTTCATAAAGCGAGTCTGAATATCCTTTATCCGCAGTGGAACGTCGTTCGAGATCAATCGCCATATATTTCCCTCCTTATGCGCGCATTATAACATATTTACTTGCATAAAGAGATGTTTTCGATAAACTATTTCAATATAAACTTAGTCAAGTATTGAGAATCTATATTTATATTTATAATATAATTTTTCAAAAATGTTGACAACTGTTTTTGGAGAGATTATCATGATGTTAATTAAAGATTATGCGGTGCACTTAAAACTGGTGCCCGGGGAACATCAGTTTTTGTAGGAGGTGAAGGTGCCTCCCCGCGAAAGTTTTGTTTTTAAATATCAATACAAAGGAGTCATTCAAATGAACAAACAATGGAAACGATTTATGGCGGCTACATTTTGTGCTGCGATTCTGACAGGATTCGGTAGTTTCGGCGTAAACGCAGCATATGAATTAAGTGCTGAAGTAAAACAGCCGACCCCTGCCTTGCTTACTGCCACCGAAATCGGTGTAAAAGTGCGCGAAAACACCGCTATGCAGAATC
Protein-coding sequences here:
- a CDS encoding ATP-binding protein, yielding MKRQNYPFTAIVGQERMKKALLLNAINPAIGGVLIKGEKGTAKSTAVRALADVLPPIDAVKDCQFRCDPEEPGLFCSDCMERQAAGETLATYETRMKVVELPVNATEDRVVGTLDLEHAISQGKKKFEPGILADANRNILYVDEINLLDDHVVDVLLDAAAMGVNTVEREGVSMSHPAKFVLIGTMNPEEGDIRPQLLDRFGLSVEVVGEHDAQQRVEVIKRRLAYEADPEKFAEEYAEEQKQLEKKIHRARVLLPTVQVPDEALAKTAELSVALDVDGHRADITMLKTAMTIAAFDGRSEVTLADLKAAAELVLPHRMRRKPFEETGIDFTVIDQVLNGQAS
- a CDS encoding radical SAM/SPASM domain-containing protein; this encodes MQKKKGKWCYLTPEFVILALTGACNFKCRYCYAANQALVKLPHAAIRWALDMAAANGKAVTVQLTGGEPLLAFDRLCYAVEYAAEKNYYIKWQIQTNASLITPAVAEYFAKHKIGIGVSLDGDVTRNNAARIYPDDTGTAHHIMRGLSILRDAGLGVGITCVVGRHNIRHLDSLIPMAYYAGNVFRIGFDILRPQGRASVSDTVTGDEMQAALVKVLQKADWFYRKTGKKITFSHSERIRLLIDGKLAPFGHCYALTNRALYVDPSGDCYACASLSGQPEFRLGSYKEEIQTECMQTVHERLEEMLEQCRECDCLKVCGGGCYARWVKSKQAQEAECVLKKIFIHREQKDIIHKGVVV